The following are encoded in a window of Mycobacterium decipiens genomic DNA:
- a CDS encoding phosphoglyceromutase, which produces MANTGTLVLLRHGESDWNALNLFTGWVDVGLTEKGRVEATRSGELLAEQNLLPDVLYTSLLRRAISTANLALDSADRLWIPVRRSWRLNERHYGALQGLDKAETKARYGEEQFMAWRRSYDTPPPPIERGSQFSQDADPRYLDIGGGPLTECLADVVARFLPYFTDVIVGDLRAGKTVLIVAHGNSLRALVKHLDQMSDDEIVGLNIPTGIPLRYDLDSGLRPLVRGGTYLDPEAAAAGAAAVASQGGR; this is translated from the coding sequence ATGGCAAACACGGGCACCCTGGTGCTGCTGCGGCACGGCGAGAGCGACTGGAACGCCCTCAATCTGTTCACCGGTTGGGTCGATGTCGGCCTGACCGAGAAGGGCCGGGTCGAGGCGACACGCAGCGGAGAACTCCTGGCCGAGCAAAACCTCCTGCCCGACGTGCTCTACACGTCCTTGTTGCGACGCGCGATCAGTACCGCGAATCTGGCGCTCGACAGCGCCGACCGGTTGTGGATTCCGGTGCGGCGCAGCTGGCGGCTCAACGAACGTCACTACGGTGCGCTGCAGGGTCTGGACAAGGCCGAGACCAAGGCACGGTATGGCGAAGAGCAGTTCATGGCCTGGCGGCGCAGTTATGACACGCCGCCGCCGCCGATCGAGCGGGGCAGTCAGTTCAGCCAGGACGCTGACCCCCGCTACCTCGACATCGGCGGCGGCCCGTTGACCGAATGCCTGGCGGACGTGGTCGCCCGTTTTTTGCCGTACTTCACCGACGTCATCGTTGGCGACCTGCGGGCCGGTAAGACGGTCCTGATCGTCGCGCACGGCAACTCGTTGCGTGCGCTGGTCAAGCACCTGGACCAGATGTCTGACGACGAAATCGTCGGACTGAACATTCCGACCGGAATTCCGCTGCGCTACGACCTGGATTCCGGGCTGAGGCCGCTGGTGCGTGGCGGTACGTATCTGGACCCGGAGGCGGCGGCCGCCGGTGCCGCCGCGGTGGCCAGCCAGGGCGGTAGGTAG
- a CDS encoding sensor histidine kinase produces the protein MTVFSALLLAGVLSALALAIGVAVGTRLAPRVVERRQRAATEWSGITVSQMLQRIVALMPLGAAVVDTHRDVVYLNERAKELGLVRDRQLDDQAWRAAQQALGGEDAEFDLSPTKRPATGRSGLSVHGYARLLSEEDRRFAVVFVHDQSDYARMEAARRDFVANVSHELKTPVGAMALLAEALLASADDSETVRRFAEKVLIEANRLGDMVAELIELSRLQGAERLPNVTDVDVDTIVSEAISRHKVAADNADIDVRTDAPSNLRVLGDQTLLVTALANLVSNAIAYSPRGSLVSISRRRRGPNIEIAVTDRGIGIALEDQERVFERFFRGDKARSRATGGSGLGLAIVKHVAANHNGTIRVWSKPGTGSTFTLSIPALVLAHQEANERLEQSRGRELRSNRSQREEELSR, from the coding sequence GTGACTGTGTTCTCGGCGCTGTTGCTGGCCGGGGTCTTATCGGCGCTGGCACTGGCCATTGGTGTTGCCGTCGGAACGCGGCTGGCGCCGCGGGTCGTTGAGCGGCGCCAACGGGCGGCCACCGAGTGGTCGGGAATCACCGTTTCGCAGATGCTGCAACGCATCGTCGCGCTGATGCCGCTGGGCGCCGCGGTGGTCGATACCCATCGCGACGTTGTCTATCTCAACGAGCGGGCCAAGGAACTGGGTCTGGTGCGTGACCGCCAGCTCGACGACCAGGCTTGGCGGGCCGCCCAGCAGGCGCTAGGTGGTGAAGACGCCGAGTTCGACCTGTCCCCAACCAAGCGGCCGGCCACGGGTCGATCCGGGTTGTCCGTGCACGGGTACGCCCGCCTGCTGAGTGAGGAAGACCGCCGGTTCGCCGTGGTCTTCGTGCACGACCAGTCGGACTATGCCCGGATGGAGGCGGCCAGGCGTGACTTTGTGGCCAACGTCAGTCACGAGCTCAAGACGCCCGTCGGCGCCATGGCCCTGCTCGCCGAGGCGCTGCTGGCTTCGGCCGACGACTCCGAAACAGTTCGGCGGTTCGCGGAGAAGGTGCTCATCGAAGCCAACCGACTCGGCGACATGGTCGCCGAGTTGATCGAATTGTCCCGGCTGCAAGGTGCTGAGCGGCTACCCAACGTGACCGACGTCGACGTGGATACGATTGTTTCCGAGGCGATTTCACGCCACAAGGTGGCCGCCGACAACGCCGACATCGACGTCCGTACCGACGCGCCGAGCAACCTGCGGGTGCTGGGCGATCAAACCCTGTTGGTTACCGCCCTGGCCAACCTGGTGTCCAATGCGATCGCATATTCGCCGCGCGGGTCGCTGGTGTCGATAAGCCGTCGCCGTCGCGGTCCCAACATCGAGATTGCCGTTACCGACCGTGGCATCGGGATCGCGCTGGAGGACCAGGAACGGGTCTTCGAGCGGTTCTTCCGGGGAGACAAGGCGCGTTCGCGCGCCACCGGCGGTAGCGGGCTCGGGCTGGCGATCGTCAAACACGTCGCGGCCAATCACAACGGCACCATCCGCGTGTGGAGCAAGCCGGGAACGGGATCGACGTTCACCTTGTCTATTCCGGCGTTGGTCCTGGCGCATCAGGAAGCCAACGAGCGACTCGAGCAGTCGCGAGGGCGCGAACTGCGGTCAAACAGGTCACAACGAGAGGAAGAGCTAAGTCGATGA
- the regX gene encoding two-component sensory transduction protein RegX: MTSVLIVEDEESLADPLAFLLRKEGFEATVVADGPAALAEFDRAGADIVLLDLMLPGMSGTDVCKQLRARSSVPVIMVTARDSEIDKVVGLELGADDYVTKPYSARELIARIRAVLRRGGDDDSEISDGVLESGPVRMDVERHVVSVNGDAITLPLKEFDLLEYLMRNSGRVLTRGQLIDRVWGADYVGDTKTLDVHVKRLRSKIEADPANPVHLVTVRGLGYKLEG, encoded by the coding sequence ATGACAAGTGTGCTGATCGTGGAGGACGAGGAGTCGCTGGCGGATCCGCTGGCGTTTCTCCTGCGCAAGGAGGGCTTTGAGGCCACCGTGGTGGCCGATGGTCCGGCGGCGCTCGCCGAGTTCGATCGGGCCGGCGCTGACATCGTGCTGCTCGATCTGATGCTGCCGGGGATGTCGGGCACCGACGTGTGCAAACAGTTGCGGGCTCGGTCCAGCGTTCCGGTGATCATGGTGACCGCCCGGGACAGCGAGATCGACAAGGTGGTCGGGTTGGAGCTGGGTGCCGACGACTACGTGACCAAGCCCTATTCGGCGCGCGAGTTGATCGCCCGGATCCGTGCGGTGCTTCGCCGTGGTGGCGACGACGACTCCGAAATTAGTGACGGCGTACTGGAGTCCGGGCCGGTCCGGATGGACGTGGAGCGGCATGTCGTCTCGGTGAACGGCGATGCGATCACGCTGCCGCTCAAGGAGTTCGACCTGTTGGAATACCTGATGCGTAACAGCGGGAGGGTGTTGACTCGCGGGCAACTGATCGATCGGGTCTGGGGTGCCGACTACGTTGGCGATACCAAAACCCTCGATGTCCACGTCAAGCGCCTGCGGTCCAAGATCGAAGCCGACCCGGCCAACCCGGTGCATTTGGTGACGGTGCGGGGGTTGGGCTACAAGCTGGAGGGCTAA
- a CDS encoding GMC family oxidoreductase: MSQLGDRACAAFGTALLPQEHGGPSPAQFVARVDRYVTRLPTTSRLAVRTGLLALAAASYLTTGRSLVRLSPDSRARVLRRIAALSPDVGAAMEGLKAIALLANGADEYAAELLARAREHDAARPDAELNVTPSAESGSVVTTDVVIVGSGAGGAMVARTLARAGFGPVVLEEGRRWTVEEFRTTHPIDRYAGLYRGAGATIALGRPPVVLPIGRAVGGTTVVNSGTCFRPPLAVQRRWRDEFGLGMADPDRLAGRFDDVEHTLRVAPVPVEIMGRNGRLLLDAAKALDWRAAPIPRNAPDCDGCCQCAIGCPNNAKFGVHLNALPQACAAGARILCQARVERVLHQDGRARGVRARRPDGTTLDVLADTVVVAAGATETPGLLRRSGLGGHPRLGRNLALHPATMLAGRFDDDILAWRGVLQSAAAHEFHESDGVLIEATSTPPGMGSMVFPGYGPELLSWLDRAGRVATFGAMVADRGVGSVLTVRGETLVRYHIAPPDGAKLRVAIQAIGRLLFAAGAVEVLTGLPGVGAVTSLPTLQDVLQRTSLRSMHLAAFHPTGTAAAGADDQLCPVDETGRLRGINGVWVADASILPSCPEVNPQLSIMALALSVADEIAATRRD; this comes from the coding sequence ATGAGCCAGCTGGGCGATCGGGCCTGCGCAGCGTTCGGCACCGCGCTGCTGCCGCAGGAACACGGTGGCCCGTCACCGGCTCAGTTCGTGGCCCGCGTCGACCGCTACGTCACCCGGCTGCCGACGACCTCCCGACTGGCGGTGCGCACCGGGCTGCTGGCGCTCGCGGCGGCCAGCTACCTCACCACCGGTCGGTCGCTGGTGCGACTGAGCCCCGACAGCCGTGCTCGGGTGCTGCGCCGGATCGCCGCGCTGAGCCCGGACGTCGGTGCGGCCATGGAAGGGCTGAAGGCCATCGCGCTGCTAGCCAACGGCGCCGACGAGTACGCCGCGGAATTGCTCGCCCGCGCTCGGGAACACGACGCGGCCCGTCCCGATGCGGAATTGAACGTCACCCCATCGGCGGAGAGCGGTTCCGTCGTCACCACCGATGTGGTGATCGTTGGCTCCGGCGCCGGTGGGGCAATGGTGGCTCGCACCCTAGCCCGGGCCGGTTTTGGCCCCGTCGTGCTCGAGGAAGGGCGGCGCTGGACGGTCGAGGAGTTCCGCACCACGCACCCGATCGATCGGTATGCCGGCTTGTATCGCGGTGCCGGGGCCACCATCGCGCTGGGACGTCCACCGGTCGTGTTACCGATCGGCCGGGCGGTGGGTGGCACCACCGTCGTGAACTCCGGCACCTGCTTCCGGCCGCCGCTCGCCGTGCAGCGGCGCTGGCGCGACGAATTCGGCCTCGGCATGGCCGACCCGGACCGGCTGGCCGGCCGATTCGACGACGTGGAGCACACGCTGCGGGTAGCGCCCGTACCAGTGGAGATCATGGGCCGCAACGGGCGCCTGCTGCTCGACGCCGCCAAGGCACTGGACTGGCGGGCTGCGCCCATTCCACGCAACGCGCCGGATTGTGACGGCTGTTGCCAATGCGCGATCGGCTGCCCCAACAACGCCAAGTTCGGCGTGCACCTCAACGCGCTGCCCCAGGCCTGTGCGGCCGGCGCGCGGATCCTCTGCCAGGCGCGCGTCGAACGGGTGCTGCACCAGGACGGACGCGCCCGTGGCGTGCGAGCCCGCCGGCCCGACGGCACCACGCTCGACGTGTTGGCCGACACCGTGGTGGTCGCCGCCGGTGCGACCGAGACGCCGGGGCTGTTGCGGCGCAGCGGCCTCGGTGGCCACCCGCGGCTGGGCCGCAACCTCGCGCTGCATCCGGCGACGATGCTTGCCGGCCGCTTCGACGACGACATCCTGGCATGGCGTGGGGTACTGCAGAGCGCGGCTGCCCACGAGTTTCACGAATCGGATGGGGTGCTGATCGAAGCGACCTCCACACCACCCGGAATGGGGTCGATGGTCTTTCCCGGCTATGGGCCCGAACTGCTCAGCTGGCTCGACCGGGCAGGTCGAGTCGCGACGTTTGGTGCGATGGTCGCCGATCGCGGTGTCGGCTCGGTGCTGACGGTGCGCGGCGAGACGCTGGTGCGTTACCACATCGCCCCGCCCGACGGCGCCAAGCTACGGGTCGCGATCCAGGCCATTGGCCGGCTGCTCTTCGCCGCCGGCGCGGTGGAGGTGCTCACCGGTCTGCCCGGTGTAGGCGCGGTGACGTCACTGCCCACACTGCAGGACGTGCTGCAGCGCACCAGCTTGAGGAGTATGCACCTGGCCGCATTTCACCCGACGGGCACCGCCGCCGCCGGAGCCGACGACCAGCTCTGTCCGGTCGACGAGACCGGCCGGCTGCGCGGTATCAACGGTGTCTGGGTTGCCGATGCCTCGATCCTGCCCAGCTGCCCGGAGGTGAACCCGCAGCTGTCCATCATGGCGTTGGCGCTATCCGTCGCGGACGAGATCGCTGCCACTCGCCGAGACTGA
- a CDS encoding GntR family transcriptional regulator produces the protein MNQSSVFQPPDRQRVDERIATSIADAILDGVFPPGSTLPPERDLAERFGVNRTSLRQGLARLQQMGLIEVRHGSGSVVRDPEGLTHPAVVEALVRKLGPDFLVELLEIRAALGPLIGRLAADRSTPEDAEALRAALEVVHRADTAAARQTADLAYFRVLIHSTRNRALGLLYRWVEHAFGGREHALTGAYDDADPVLTDLRAITEAVLARDPMAAAATVEAYLNTSALRMVKSYTNSDAPT, from the coding sequence ATGAACCAGTCAAGTGTTTTTCAACCGCCGGATCGTCAACGGGTGGACGAGCGGATCGCCACGTCGATCGCCGACGCCATCCTCGACGGCGTCTTCCCGCCCGGCTCGACTCTGCCGCCCGAGCGAGACCTGGCCGAGCGGTTCGGCGTCAACCGCACCTCGCTGCGCCAGGGTCTGGCGCGACTGCAACAGATGGGCCTGATCGAGGTCCGGCACGGCAGTGGCAGCGTGGTCCGCGACCCCGAGGGTCTCACCCATCCAGCGGTGGTCGAGGCGTTGGTGCGCAAGCTGGGCCCCGACTTCCTGGTCGAGTTGCTGGAAATCCGCGCGGCGTTGGGCCCATTGATCGGCCGTCTGGCCGCCGACCGCAGCACGCCCGAGGATGCCGAGGCGTTGCGGGCCGCGCTAGAAGTGGTGCACCGGGCGGACACGGCCGCGGCGCGGCAGACGGCCGATCTCGCCTACTTCCGGGTGCTCATCCACAGCACCCGCAACCGCGCATTGGGGTTGCTATACCGCTGGGTTGAGCACGCCTTCGGCGGCCGTGAGCACGCGCTCACCGGAGCCTACGACGACGCCGATCCGGTGCTGACCGACCTGCGGGCAATCACCGAGGCGGTGCTGGCGCGCGACCCGATGGCCGCTGCAGCGACGGTCGAGGCGTATCTGAACACCAGCGCGCTGCGCATGGTCAAGTCCTACACCAACAGCGACGCACCTACCTAG
- a CDS encoding Ppx/GppA family phosphatase, protein MRLGVLDVGSNTVHLLVVDAHRGGHPTPMSSTKATLRLSEATDSSGRITRRGADKLISTIDEFAKIAVSSGCAELMAFATSAVRDAENSDDVLARVRKETGVELQVLRGVDESRLTFLAVRRWFGWSAGRIINLDIGGGSLELSSGVDEEPEIALSLPLGAGRLTREWLPDDPPGRRRVAMLRDWLDAELAEASVTVLEAGSPDLAVATSKTFRSLARLTGAAPSAAGPRVKRTLTANGLRQLIAFISRMTAVDRAELEGVSAERAPQIVAGALVAEASMRVLSIDAVQICPWALREGLILRKLDAEADGTALIESSSVQTSVRDAGGQAVDRNTANRSRGSKP, encoded by the coding sequence GTGCGATTGGGCGTGCTGGACGTGGGTAGCAACACGGTCCATCTGCTGGTGGTGGATGCCCACCGGGGCGGGCATCCGACGCCGATGAGTTCGACGAAGGCCACGCTGCGCCTTTCCGAGGCGACCGACAGCTCGGGCAGGATCACCAGGCGCGGTGCTGACAAACTGATTTCCACAATCGACGAGTTCGCCAAGATCGCGGTGAGTTCCGGGTGCGCCGAGTTGATGGCATTTGCTACGTCCGCGGTCCGAGACGCCGAGAATTCCGACGACGTGCTCGCCCGGGTGCGCAAGGAGACCGGCGTCGAGCTGCAGGTGCTGCGCGGGGTCGACGAGTCGCGGCTGACTTTTCTGGCGGTTCGGCGCTGGTTCGGGTGGAGCGCGGGGCGCATCATCAACCTGGACATCGGCGGCGGCTCGCTGGAATTGTCCAGCGGCGTGGATGAGGAGCCCGAGATCGCATTGTCGCTGCCGCTGGGCGCCGGACGGTTGACCCGGGAGTGGCTGCCCGACGATCCGCCCGGTCGGCGCCGGGTGGCGATGCTACGGGACTGGCTGGACGCCGAGCTGGCCGAGGCCAGTGTGACCGTCCTGGAAGCCGGCAGCCCCGACCTGGCAGTAGCAACGTCGAAGACGTTTCGCTCGTTGGCGCGACTCACCGGTGCGGCGCCGTCGGCGGCCGGTCCGCGGGTGAAGAGGACCCTGACGGCCAACGGGCTGCGGCAACTCATCGCATTTATCTCTAGGATGACGGCGGTTGACCGTGCAGAACTGGAAGGAGTAAGCGCCGAGCGGGCGCCGCAGATCGTGGCGGGCGCCCTGGTAGCAGAGGCAAGCATGCGAGTGCTGTCGATAGATGCGGTTCAGATCTGCCCATGGGCGCTGCGGGAAGGTCTTATCTTGCGCAAACTCGACGCCGAAGCCGACGGAACCGCCTTGATCGAATCCTCGTCTGTGCAGACCTCGGTGCGCGATGCTGGAGGTCAGGCAGTTGATCGGAACACGGCTAACCGATCGAGAGGCAGCAAACCATGA
- a CDS encoding sugar phosphate isomerase/epimerase family protein codes for MRPAIKVGLSTASVYPLRAEAAFEYADRLGYDGVELMVWGESVSQDIDAVRKLSRRYRVPVLSVHAPCLLISQRVWGANPIVKLDRSVRAAEQLGAQTVVVHPPFRWQRRYAEGFSDQVAALEAGSNVMVAVENMFPFRADRFFGAGQSRERMRKRGGGPGPAISAFAPSYDPLDGNHAHYTLDLSHTATAGTDSLDMALRMGSGLVHLHLCDGSGLPADEHLVPGRGTQPTAEVCQMLANSGFAGHVVLEVSTSSARSATEREAMLAESLQFARTHLLR; via the coding sequence GTGCGCCCAGCAATCAAAGTCGGCTTGTCGACGGCCTCGGTGTACCCGCTACGGGCCGAGGCCGCGTTCGAGTACGCCGACCGGCTCGGCTACGACGGCGTCGAGCTGATGGTCTGGGGCGAATCGGTCAGCCAGGACATCGATGCGGTGCGGAAGCTGTCCCGGCGCTACCGCGTGCCGGTGTTGTCCGTGCACGCCCCCTGCCTGCTGATCTCGCAGCGGGTATGGGGCGCCAATCCGATCGTCAAGTTGGACCGCAGTGTGCGGGCCGCCGAACAATTGGGCGCGCAAACGGTCGTCGTGCATCCGCCGTTCCGGTGGCAGCGGCGCTACGCGGAGGGATTCAGCGACCAGGTGGCCGCCCTGGAAGCAGGCAGCAACGTGATGGTGGCCGTGGAGAACATGTTTCCCTTCCGGGCGGACCGGTTTTTCGGGGCCGGCCAGTCGCGGGAACGGATGCGTAAGCGGGGCGGTGGCCCGGGTCCGGCCATCTCGGCGTTCGCGCCGTCCTACGACCCACTGGACGGCAACCACGCGCATTACACGCTGGACCTCTCGCACACCGCGACCGCGGGCACCGACTCGCTGGATATGGCGCTGCGGATGGGTTCTGGGTTGGTGCACCTGCACCTGTGTGACGGCAGTGGGCTTCCCGCCGATGAGCACCTGGTGCCCGGCCGCGGCACCCAGCCGACCGCCGAGGTGTGCCAGATGCTGGCCAATAGCGGCTTCGCTGGCCACGTCGTGCTCGAGGTGTCCACCTCAAGCGCGCGTTCGGCCACTGAGCGCGAAGCCATGCTGGCCGAATCGTTGCAGTTTGCCCGTACCCACCTGCTGCGTTGA
- a CDS encoding thioesterase family protein, translating into MNALFTTAMALREVDADPGGAECRVFDGELNEHWTIGPKVHGGAMVALCANAARTAYGAAGQQPVAVSANFLWAPDPGVMRLETSIRKRGRRISVADVELTQGDRTAVHAVVTLGEPEHHVPGATTPLLSANPVVELMRPEPPEGVVPIGPGHQLAGMVRLGEGCDVRPLLSTLRPATDGTPPEIQLWARPRGVAPDALFALLCGDLSAPVTFAVDRTGWAPTVAFTAYLRALPVDGWLRVLSTCVEIGHDWFDEDHIVVDRLGRIVVQTRQLAMVPAR; encoded by the coding sequence ATGAACGCGTTGTTTACGACCGCGATGGCGCTGCGCGAGGTCGACGCCGATCCGGGCGGTGCCGAGTGCCGAGTTTTTGACGGGGAGCTGAACGAGCACTGGACCATCGGGCCCAAGGTGCATGGCGGCGCGATGGTGGCGCTGTGCGCCAACGCCGCCCGCACCGCGTACGGCGCCGCCGGACAGCAACCGGTCGCAGTCTCGGCGAACTTTCTGTGGGCGCCGGATCCGGGGGTGATGCGGTTGGAGACGTCGATCCGCAAGCGCGGTCGCCGGATCAGCGTGGCCGACGTCGAGCTCACCCAGGGCGACCGCACCGCGGTGCACGCGGTCGTCACGCTGGGCGAGCCGGAGCATCATGTCCCGGGCGCAACCACGCCGCTGCTGTCGGCGAACCCGGTGGTGGAACTGATGAGACCGGAACCGCCCGAGGGTGTTGTGCCGATCGGTCCCGGCCACCAGCTGGCCGGGATGGTGCGGCTGGGCGAAGGCTGCGATGTCCGGCCGCTGTTGTCGACGCTGCGGCCCGCAACCGATGGGACGCCGCCGGAGATTCAGCTGTGGGCGCGGCCACGCGGCGTTGCTCCGGACGCGCTGTTCGCGCTCCTGTGCGGAGACTTGTCCGCCCCGGTGACCTTCGCCGTGGACCGCACCGGCTGGGCGCCCACCGTTGCGTTCACCGCCTATCTTCGGGCCCTGCCCGTCGACGGTTGGCTGCGAGTGCTCAGCACCTGCGTGGAGATCGGGCACGACTGGTTTGACGAGGACCACATCGTCGTCGACCGGTTGGGCCGCATTGTGGTGCAGACGCGCCAACTGGCGATGGTGCCCGCCCGGTAA
- the proC gene encoding pyrroline-5-carboxylate reductase → MARIAIIGGGSIGEALLSGLLRAGRQVKDLVVAERMRDRAKYLSDTYSVLVTSAADAVENATFVVVAVKPADVESVMGDLASAAAAAENDSAEQVFVTVAAGITIAYFESKLPAGTPVVRAMPNAAALVGAGVTALAKGRFVTPQQLEEVSALFDAVGGVLTVPESQLDAVTAVSGSGPAYFFLLVEALVDAGVGVGLSRQVATDLAAQTMAGSAAMLLERMDEDRGPADRELMGLRVDLTASRLRAAVTSPGGTTAAALRELERGGFRIAVDAAVQAAKSRSEQLRITSE, encoded by the coding sequence ATGGCAAGAATCGCGATCATCGGCGGCGGCAGCATCGGTGAGGCATTGTTGTCGGGTCTGCTGCGGGCAGGCCGGCAGGTCAAGGACTTGGTGGTGGCCGAACGGATGCGTGATCGCGCCAAGTACCTGTCCGACACCTATTCGGTGTTGGTGACGTCGGCGGCCGATGCGGTGGAGAACGCGACCTTCGTCGTCGTAGCGGTGAAGCCCGCCGACGTCGAGTCGGTGATGGGGGACCTGGCGAGCGCGGCCGCCGCGGCCGAGAACGACAGCGCTGAGCAGGTGTTCGTCACCGTCGCAGCTGGCATCACGATCGCGTATTTCGAATCCAAGCTGCCGGCCGGGACGCCGGTAGTGCGTGCGATGCCGAACGCGGCGGCTTTGGTGGGAGCGGGGGTTACGGCGCTGGCCAAAGGACGTTTTGTCACCCCGCAACAGCTCGAGGAGGTCTCGGCCTTGTTCGACGCCGTGGGCGGCGTGCTGACCGTTCCCGAATCGCAGTTGGACGCGGTCACCGCGGTGTCCGGCTCGGGGCCGGCCTATTTCTTCCTGCTGGTTGAGGCCCTGGTGGACGCCGGTGTCGGGGTGGGTTTGAGCCGTCAGGTAGCCACCGATCTCGCGGCGCAGACAATGGCCGGTTCAGCGGCGATGCTGCTGGAGCGGATGGATGAAGATCGCGGACCGGCCGACCGGGAGCTGATGGGGCTGCGCGTGGACCTTACCGCATCGAGGCTGCGAGCTGCGGTTACCTCGCCCGGTGGGACAACCGCCGCTGCGCTGCGGGAACTCGAACGCGGCGGGTTTCGGATTGCTGTCGATGCGGCGGTCCAGGCCGCCAAAAGCCGCTCTGAGCAGCTCAGAATTACATCGGAATAA
- a CDS encoding cell division/environmental response transcriptional regulator: MTSTNGPSARDTGSVEGQQARTQFLTVAEVAALMRVSKMTVYRLVHNGELPAVRVGRSFRVHAKAVHDMLETSYFDAG; the protein is encoded by the coding sequence ATGACGTCTACGAACGGGCCATCGGCACGGGACACCGGTTCTGTCGAGGGCCAGCAGGCCAGGACACAATTTCTCACCGTGGCCGAAGTGGCGGCGCTGATGCGAGTCTCCAAGATGACGGTTTACCGGTTGGTACACAACGGCGAGCTGCCGGCGGTTCGGGTCGGGCGGTCCTTCCGGGTGCACGCCAAGGCCGTCCACGACATGCTGGAGACCTCGTACTTCGACGCGGGCTAG
- a CDS encoding 30S ribosomal protein bS22, whose amino-acid sequence MGSVIKKRRKRMSKKKHRKLLRRTRVQRRKLGK is encoded by the coding sequence ATGGGTTCAGTAATCAAGAAGCGGCGCAAGCGTATGTCCAAGAAGAAGCACCGCAAGCTGCTGCGTCGAACCCGGGTGCAGCGCCGGAAACTGGGCAAATAG
- a CDS encoding SDR family oxidoreductase yields MSSSNGRGGAGGVGGGSSDHAHYPKVVLVTGACRFLGGYLTARLAQNPLINRVIAVDAIAPSKDMLRRMGRAEFVRADIRNPFIAKVIRNGEVDTVVHAAAASLAPRSGGSAALKELNVMGAMQLFAACQKAPSVRRVVLKSTSEVYGSSPHDPVVFTEDCSSRRPFREGFAKDCLDIEAYVRGLARRRPDIAVTILRLANLIGPAMDSTLSRYFAGPLVPTMFGRDARLQLLHEQDALGALERAAIAGKAGTFNIGADGILMLSQAIRRAGRIPIPVPWFGVWALDSLRRANHYTEISREQFAYLCYGRVMDTTRMSVELGYQPKWTTAGAFDDYLRGRGLTPIIDPHRVRSWEGRAVALAQRWGSRNPIPWGGVR; encoded by the coding sequence GTGAGCTCGTCGAACGGCCGGGGTGGTGCCGGAGGGGTCGGTGGTGGCAGCAGTGACCACGCGCACTACCCCAAAGTCGTGCTGGTTACCGGTGCTTGCCGCTTTCTGGGCGGCTACCTGACCGCACGCCTCGCCCAGAACCCGCTGATCAATCGGGTCATCGCGGTGGACGCGATCGCGCCCAGCAAGGACATGCTGCGCCGGATGGGTCGGGCCGAGTTTGTTCGCGCTGATATCCGAAATCCGTTCATCGCCAAGGTGATTCGCAACGGCGAGGTCGACACGGTGGTGCATGCTGCGGCGGCGTCGCTTGCGCCCCGGTCCGGCGGCAGCGCGGCCCTGAAGGAACTCAACGTGATGGGTGCGATGCAACTGTTCGCTGCCTGCCAAAAGGCGCCCTCGGTCCGCCGCGTCGTGTTGAAGTCGACCTCCGAGGTGTACGGGTCGAGTCCACACGATCCGGTGGTATTCACCGAGGACTGCAGTAGCCGTCGCCCCTTCCGCGAGGGCTTCGCGAAGGACTGCCTCGATATTGAGGCCTACGTGCGTGGGCTGGCCCGGCGCCGGCCCGATATCGCGGTGACCATTCTGCGGTTGGCCAACCTGATCGGTCCGGCGATGGATAGCACGCTGTCGCGTTATTTTGCTGGGCCGTTGGTGCCGACGATGTTCGGTCGCGATGCGCGACTGCAGCTGTTGCACGAGCAGGATGCGCTGGGCGCGCTGGAGCGCGCGGCGATCGCCGGCAAGGCCGGCACGTTCAACATCGGAGCCGACGGCATCCTCATGCTGTCGCAGGCGATCCGGCGAGCCGGTCGAATTCCGATACCGGTGCCATGGTTTGGGGTATGGGCTCTCGATTCGCTGAGGCGGGCGAATCACTACACCGAGATCAGTCGGGAGCAATTCGCCTATCTGTGCTACGGCCGGGTTATGGACACCACCAGAATGAGCGTCGAACTGGGCTACCAGCCCAAGTGGACGACCGCCGGGGCATTCGACGACTACCTTCGCGGCCGCGGCTTGACTCCCATTATTGACCCACATCGGGTACGCTCCTGGGAGGGTCGCGCGGTAGCTTTGGCGCAGCGGTGGGGTAGCCGAAATCCAATTCCATGGGGTGGGGTCAGGTAG